The following are encoded together in the Penaeus chinensis breed Huanghai No. 1 chromosome 20, ASM1920278v2, whole genome shotgun sequence genome:
- the LOC125035985 gene encoding histone-lysine N-methyltransferase PRDM16-like translates to MLVPRAAPTCAMPAASPSRPTPAAPRPFTPAPGYAQYHMAVVHASHMPTGYGSRPSLPSPRYLGVPPGNHLAAALTQPSPPGLPRSRSPRPSPIQYEAVQPPARAMPPAFRPVGIHGALSSPKQASVCPEARGSYPAPELPESHPVQWPSDAPLPGSDMPFDLSTHNREPRMSPASRPLDLSESEQPLDLRVKKRHQEEDENMNIVVRRTPPTPPRRPVSPKYVSASLGFRSPHRHEAPPAPVESEHKTSSLPLVHVTSPVSTRTPPVVYPQPVHQPVHHPVHHSVHQSVHQTVHQPVPVYTECRPLPPASSVRPPYPMMGLPHNAYHLGPPAGSPQMVAGYRGPPPGPQGHPALYQVVGDRMPKGVTPHTEPHGPSPVLPGMSTAKPRERYACKFCGKVFPRSANLTRHLRTHTGEQPYKCKFCERSFSISSNLQRHVRNIHNKEKPYKCRLCDRAFGQQTNLDRHMKKHDSDGPTILDGSPKRYTSRPREEATTTVSEEKDSCDLNGSLESRSDMIGPEEDDEEDEYIDVEEEDEDDDEEDLGEKEREKISCAVTIKSSATPMEVDGAEAMVQPVAVITA, encoded by the coding sequence ATGTTGGTGCCTCGGGCCGCTCCAACCTGCGCCATGCCTGCTGCTTCGCCCTCCCGCCCCACCCCCGCCGCCCCCAGGCCCTTCACGCCCGCCCCGGGGTACGCCCAGTACCACATGGCAGTGGTACATGCGTCACACATGCCCACTGGATATGGCAGCCGACCTTCGCTCCCCAGCCCGCGGTACCTCGGAGTGCCACCTGGCAACCACCTGGCAGCGGCACTCACTCAGCCGTCGCCCCCAGGGCTGCCCAGGTCACGCTCGCCGCGCCCTTCCCCCATCCAATACGAGGCTGTGCAACCCCCGGCGAGAGCCATGCCGCCCGCATTTCGTCCTGTGGGCATCCACGGCGCCCTCAGCTCGCCCAAGCAAGCGTCCGTTTGCCCCGAGGCCCGAGGCTCGTACCCGGCGCCCGAACTCCCTGAGAGCCACCCAGTGCAGTGGCCCTCCGACGCCCCTCTGCCCGGCTCCGACATGCCCTTCGACCTCTCCACGCACAACCGGGAGCCCCGCATGTCGCCAGCCTCCAGGCCCCTTGACCTCTCGGAGTCGGAGCAGCCGCTCGACCTCCGAGTGAAGAAGAGGCACCAAGAGGAGGACGAAAACATGAACATCGTCGTGCGTCGgacgccgcccacgccgccccGACGGCCCGTCTCGCCCAAGTACGTGAGCGCGAGCCTTGGGTTCCGCTCGCCGCACCGGCACGAGGCGCCGCCCGCGCCCGTGGAGAGCGAGCACAAGACCAGCAGCCTTCCGCTGGTGCACGTGACCAGCCCGGTCAGCACGCGCACCCCGCCCGTGGTGTATCCCCAACCAGTCCATCAGCCCGTGCACCACCCCGTGCACCACAGTGTGCACCAGAGTGTACATCAGACTGTACACCAGCCTGTTCCAGTGTACACTGAATGTCGACCTCTACCTCCGGCTTCGTCTGTCAGACCGCCTTACCCTATGATGGGTCTTCCTCACAACGCCTACCACCTGGGCCCGCCCGCCGGCTCCCCGCAAATGGTGGCAGGGTACAGAGGGCCTCCGCCCGGACCGCAGGGTCATCCTGCCCTCTACCAGGTCGTTGGAGACCGCATGCCGAAGGGCGTGACCCCGCATACGGAGCCCCATGGGCCGTCCCCAGTCCTGCCAGGGATGTCAACCGCGAAGCCGCGCGAGCGCTACGCGTGCAAGTTCTGCGGCAAGGTGTTCCCGCGCTCGGCCAACCTGACGCGGCACCTGCGGACGCACACGGGCGAGCAGCCGTACAAGTGCAAGTTCTGCGAGCGCTCGTTCAGCATCTCGTCCAACCTGCAGCGCCACGTCCGCAACATCCACAACAAGGAGAAGCCGTACAAGTGCCGCCTCTGCGACCGCGCCTTCGGCCAGCAGACCAACCTGGACCGCCACATGAAGAAGCACGACTCCGACGGCCCCACGATCCTCGATGGCAGCCCCAAGCGGTACACGTCGCGGCCGCGGGAGGAGGCGACGACGACAGTCTCCGAGGAGAAGGACTCCTGCGACCTCAACGGGTCCTTGGAGAGCCGCAGTGACATGATTGGCCCCGAGGAAGACGACGAAGAGGATGAATACATTGATgtcgaggaagaggacgaggacgacgatgaAGAGGACctcggagagaaggagagagaaaaaatatcctGTGCCGTGACCATAAAGTCCTCGGCGACTCCCATGGAAGTCGACGGCGCCGAGGCCATGGTGCAGCCCGTGGCCGTCATCACAGCGTGA